A single genomic interval of bacterium harbors:
- a CDS encoding Slp family lipoprotein, which produces MKPKRLITEAIFLAFFLGVSSGCSHVISSEMRAAAREDLDFTMVLADPERYHGELVIWGGVILEIHNKPDGTTLMVLETPLDWEGAPRDAEFSRGRFLAKTGVFLDQAIYSQGRKVTLAGEVAGRELGKIGELWYGYPVLSIREIHLWEERLQVWGPAYPWAPYWYGGGPHWYWEWWPRWRGHWRRR; this is translated from the coding sequence ATGAAGCCCAAGAGACTCATTACAGAGGCTATCTTCTTGGCTTTTTTCTTGGGAGTCTCATCGGGTTGTTCCCATGTGATCTCATCGGAGATGAGGGCCGCGGCCAGAGAGGATCTGGATTTTACCATGGTATTAGCGGATCCCGAGCGCTATCATGGAGAACTGGTGATCTGGGGGGGTGTGATCCTGGAGATCCACAACAAGCCTGACGGCACTACTCTGATGGTCTTGGAAACACCTCTGGATTGGGAAGGGGCACCCAGGGATGCTGAGTTTTCCCGAGGCAGGTTCCTGGCCAAAACAGGGGTTTTTCTGGATCAGGCCATATACAGCCAAGGTCGAAAGGTGACCTTGGCCGGAGAGGTGGCTGGGCGAGAGCTTGGAAAGATAGGGGAGCTTTGGTACGGGTACCCTGTGCTTTCGATCCGGGAGATACACCTTTGGGAGGAACGCCTGCAAGTTTGGGGTCCTGCCTATCCTTGGGCACCTTATTGGTATGGAGGAGGACCGCATTGGTATTGGGAATGGTGGCCCAGGTGGCGTGGGCACTGGAGAAGGCGCTAA
- a CDS encoding tetratricopeptide repeat protein: MDAVTYPKEAVSEFVNNHFVGLRLSFDTQPFAKDFNLQWTPTLLVLDTEGQEHHRTVGFLPPEEFVPSGWLGIAKFHLGAGRFDEALRALEVILEEHPRSDSAAEALFLKGVALYKKTHEPKHLREAYETLQRDWPASEWAKRSQPYRLIN; the protein is encoded by the coding sequence ATGGATGCGGTCACGTATCCTAAGGAAGCGGTCAGTGAGTTTGTGAACAACCATTTTGTGGGGCTTAGGCTCTCTTTTGACACTCAACCTTTTGCCAAGGATTTCAACCTGCAGTGGACTCCCACTCTCCTTGTTTTGGACACTGAGGGCCAAGAGCATCACAGAACAGTGGGCTTTCTGCCTCCTGAGGAGTTCGTACCCTCTGGCTGGCTGGGAATAGCCAAGTTTCACCTGGGCGCAGGGAGATTCGACGAGGCCCTGCGGGCTCTTGAGGTCATATTGGAGGAGCATCCAAGGAGCGACTCAGCCGCAGAGGCTTTATTCCTCAAGGGTGTGGCTCTTTACAAGAAAACCCATGAACCCAAACACCTCAGAGAAGCTTATGAGACGCTTCAGCGGGATTGGCCGGCCAGCGAGTGGGCCAAGAGGTCTCAGCCCTACCGCCTCATAAACTAA
- the sfsA gene encoding DNA/RNA nuclease SfsA, with amino-acid sequence MKQKPLIIFPEGILTGTFLRREKRFLVEVETQQGAQWVHCNNSGSMVGLLRAGNQVLLSPSQKPGRKLPYTLELIRSNGVWVGINTLTPNRLLRKAWELGLFPEVRGYGKFHPEVQVGGSRIDALLTSPGTRLWIEAKNVTLVEYEVAYFPDAVTQRGQRHLQKLMALAAEGERAACFYLVQRPDARCFAPADFVDPNYADLFWKALAMGVEMWAYRLLWAPRASPLAPACHC; translated from the coding sequence TTGAAACAAAAACCTCTGATTATTTTTCCCGAGGGAATTCTCACAGGCACATTTCTAAGGAGGGAAAAGAGATTCCTTGTGGAAGTGGAAACGCAACAGGGTGCACAATGGGTGCATTGCAACAATTCTGGGAGCATGGTGGGGCTCTTGAGGGCTGGCAACCAGGTTCTGCTGTCTCCTTCACAAAAGCCGGGAAGGAAGCTGCCCTACACACTGGAGTTGATTCGCTCCAATGGGGTTTGGGTGGGCATCAACACCCTGACACCCAACCGGCTGCTTAGGAAAGCATGGGAGCTGGGGCTTTTTCCCGAGGTTCGAGGATACGGGAAGTTCCATCCCGAGGTGCAGGTAGGTGGGAGCAGAATTGATGCTCTTCTGACTTCACCAGGCACTCGTCTTTGGATCGAGGCCAAGAATGTCACTCTGGTAGAGTACGAAGTGGCCTATTTCCCAGACGCTGTGACCCAAAGGGGTCAGCGCCACCTGCAAAAGCTGATGGCTCTGGCAGCCGAAGGCGAAAGGGCCGCATGTTTTTATTTGGTTCAAAGGCCTGATGCCCGCTGCTTTGCACCAGCAGATTTCGTGGATCCCAATTATGCAGATCTCTTTTGGAAAGCCCTGGCCATGGGTGTGGAGATGTGGGCCTATAGGCTCTTGTGGGCCCCGAGGGCATCTCCCTTGGCCCCCGCCTGCCACTGCTGA
- a CDS encoding SagB/ThcOx family dehydrogenase — MPVPPKAYHETTSYERNLMGGAPLDWLNQPTVYKNYPHAPRWPLPKEFEIPSMGMLELFGTHQASKSSKAWNLEELAMTLRLTCAITAKSTYQGGEFFYRSTPSAGALYPCEIYLSAFGVQGLPSGLYHYNLKEDSLVQIRTIQADPEGDETGVVFFLSVIFFRSSWKYRERAYRYLLLDTGHLLENLLLALKAAGRPSRVLLDFQDEKVNSFLGLDHRHEVCLAMVEAGASTASDSTLSSVLSLPPDNIPWAEPSAPRQTIFPLILEAHAAGCKFIPHDNEPGYRMGQELGLSLGMPQPLERARPRTHEMGYVNTLWQRRSKRAYLPRPLDKQRFYWLLESLQMMETPSSQRPDGLLAIGFLVREVEELACGFYIFDIQQGLLFEAARGDLARNMAYACLEQSWMAKAALQVIFLSNLEVLESRMGARAYRYAMILAGRMGQRIYLASTALGLGACGVGAFYDQEAARLLGLNQPSKLLYLLTSGPVHGV, encoded by the coding sequence ATGCCTGTGCCCCCCAAGGCTTACCATGAAACCACCTCTTATGAACGGAATCTCATGGGAGGAGCCCCACTGGACTGGCTGAACCAGCCCACTGTTTACAAGAATTATCCCCATGCACCCAGGTGGCCCCTCCCCAAAGAGTTTGAGATCCCTTCCATGGGCATGCTGGAGCTTTTTGGAACCCATCAGGCTTCAAAAAGCTCCAAGGCCTGGAATCTGGAAGAGCTGGCCATGACTCTAAGGCTTACCTGCGCCATCACGGCCAAGAGCACATACCAGGGCGGTGAGTTCTTCTATAGAAGCACTCCCTCGGCGGGCGCTCTTTACCCTTGCGAGATCTATTTGAGCGCCTTTGGGGTCCAGGGACTACCCTCTGGTCTGTATCACTATAACCTCAAGGAAGATTCCCTGGTGCAAATAAGGACCATCCAGGCAGACCCTGAGGGTGATGAAACCGGGGTGGTGTTTTTTTTGAGTGTCATATTCTTTAGAAGCTCTTGGAAGTACCGGGAGCGGGCGTACAGATACCTGCTGTTGGATACCGGTCATCTCCTAGAGAACCTGCTATTGGCCCTCAAGGCTGCAGGCAGACCCTCCAGAGTCCTCTTGGACTTTCAAGATGAAAAGGTGAATTCATTCCTTGGTTTGGATCACAGACATGAAGTCTGCCTGGCAATGGTGGAAGCAGGGGCCTCTACGGCCTCGGATTCCACCCTGAGTTCTGTGCTCTCTCTACCCCCAGATAACATCCCCTGGGCTGAGCCTTCGGCCCCCAGGCAAACCATCTTTCCTCTGATCCTTGAAGCCCACGCAGCCGGATGCAAGTTTATTCCCCATGATAACGAGCCTGGATACAGGATGGGGCAGGAGCTGGGGCTCAGCCTGGGCATGCCCCAGCCTTTGGAAAGAGCCCGGCCCAGGACCCATGAGATGGGCTATGTGAACACCCTTTGGCAGCGCAGGTCCAAGAGGGCTTATCTTCCCAGGCCTTTGGATAAGCAGAGGTTTTATTGGCTCTTGGAGTCTTTGCAGATGATGGAGACTCCTTCCTCCCAGAGGCCAGATGGGCTTCTGGCCATTGGATTCCTGGTGCGGGAGGTGGAGGAACTGGCCTGCGGGTTCTATATCTTTGACATCCAGCAAGGGCTTCTTTTTGAGGCAGCCCGAGGGGATTTGGCAAGGAACATGGCTTACGCCTGCCTGGAGCAAAGCTGGATGGCCAAGGCGGCCCTTCAGGTGATCTTTCTGAGCAACCTGGAAGTCCTCGAGTCCCGAATGGGGGCGAGGGCCTACAGATATGCCATGATTCTTGCAGGCCGAATGGGTCAGAGAATTTACCTGGCATCCACAGCCCTGGGTCTTGGAGCCTGCGGGGTAGGAGCATTTTACGATCAAGAGGCAGCCCGCCTCTTGGGGCTCAACCAGCCTTCCAAGTTGCTCTATCTGCTCACCAGCGGGCCTGTACATGGAGTTTAA
- the clpX gene encoding ATP-dependent Clp protease ATP-binding subunit ClpX, protein MGRTPFDEDIGLHCSFCRKSESEVRKLISGTEAFICDECVQICNEILAEEFRAERTGGFPKPSRIKKALDEYVISQEEAKKTLAVAVHNHYKRLQAKKTLKGVELEKSNILLIGPTGSGKTFLAQTLAKILQVPFAIADATAITEAGYVGENVEDIIMRLLENADFDEERAQQGIVYIDEADKIAKRTVNSANGRDISGEGVQQALLKMLEGTVVHLHPKGMKGQYHKVDTTQILFICGGTFVGLDKIVQGRIQQRSLGFKAQKERTSKDLHPLHEVRAEDLIEFGMIPEFVGRLPIVAVLDELTEEHLVRILTEPKNALVKQYQALFDLEGVHLRFLDDTLVTVAREAIQRKSGARGLRTILEKAMLDIMYNLPDLEGLAECLITPGVIAGTEEPVYVYRKEKAALS, encoded by the coding sequence ATGGGCAGAACACCTTTTGACGAGGATATCGGCCTCCATTGTTCTTTCTGTCGTAAGAGCGAGAGCGAGGTGCGAAAGCTTATTTCGGGCACAGAAGCCTTCATCTGTGACGAATGTGTGCAGATATGCAATGAAATACTGGCTGAGGAGTTCCGGGCGGAGCGCACAGGAGGTTTTCCCAAGCCTTCCCGCATCAAGAAGGCCCTGGATGAATATGTCATAAGCCAGGAGGAGGCCAAGAAAACCTTGGCCGTGGCCGTGCACAACCATTACAAGAGATTGCAGGCCAAGAAGACTCTAAAAGGAGTGGAGCTGGAAAAGAGCAATATTCTGCTCATAGGCCCCACGGGATCGGGCAAGACCTTCCTGGCTCAAACCCTTGCCAAGATTCTGCAGGTTCCCTTTGCCATAGCAGACGCCACAGCCATCACCGAAGCCGGTTATGTGGGAGAAAATGTTGAAGACATCATCATGCGGCTGCTGGAAAACGCAGACTTCGACGAGGAGCGCGCTCAGCAGGGCATAGTTTACATTGATGAGGCAGACAAGATCGCCAAGAGAACTGTGAACTCCGCCAACGGAAGGGACATCTCTGGGGAGGGAGTTCAACAAGCCCTCTTGAAGATGCTGGAAGGCACTGTGGTGCACCTTCATCCCAAGGGCATGAAAGGCCAGTATCACAAGGTGGACACCACTCAAATCCTTTTCATCTGCGGCGGAACCTTCGTAGGCTTGGACAAGATCGTGCAAGGCAGGATACAACAGCGATCTCTGGGCTTCAAAGCACAGAAGGAAAGAACTTCCAAAGATCTTCATCCCCTCCATGAGGTAAGGGCTGAGGATCTCATAGAGTTCGGAATGATCCCGGAGTTCGTGGGTCGCCTACCCATAGTCGCTGTCCTAGATGAACTCACCGAAGAACACCTTGTCCGGATCCTTACTGAGCCCAAGAATGCCTTGGTGAAGCAGTATCAGGCCCTTTTTGATCTGGAGGGCGTGCATCTGCGGTTCTTGGACGACACCTTGGTGACCGTGGCCAGAGAGGCCATACAAAGAAAGAGCGGCGCCAGAGGGTTGAGGACAATTCTGGAAAAGGCCATGTTGGACATCATGTATAACCTGCCTGATCTGGAGGGCCTTGCCGAATGTTTAATAACTCCAGGGGTCATAGCAGGAACTGAGGAGCCTGTTTACGTATACAGGAAGGAAAAAGCAGCTCTTTCTTGA
- a CDS encoding ChaN family lipoprotein, producing the protein MVLGMVAQVAWALEKALKSIRNLVMAGLLFFGFLGGLVSEALADWPARPLIERLKDGSRMGLTRLTSELRGSPFVLVGELHDEPDHHRAQLMLIKALWEAKVPLAIGMEMFRTDAQQVLDSWVRGEISEEQMERVFAENWAETSWILYRDILLFAKEHSIAVLGLNIPREITQGVASKGYESLPQEMRTQWGEITCDVQEPHRSFLRWAFESHEGYKEEQWENFCQAQILWDTAMALRLLAFREANPDTTVVVLTGVGHAWMHGIPKRIALRSYLLCRVILPDLQGRLKEGRLSTEDADYLWLRY; encoded by the coding sequence TTGGTATTGGGAATGGTGGCCCAGGTGGCGTGGGCACTGGAGAAGGCGCTAAAGAGCATCAGGAACCTAGTCATGGCAGGGTTGCTTTTCTTTGGTTTCTTGGGGGGGCTCGTTTCGGAAGCTCTGGCGGACTGGCCCGCGCGGCCCCTCATCGAGCGGCTCAAAGACGGCTCAAGGATGGGCCTTACAAGACTCACCTCGGAACTGAGGGGAAGTCCTTTCGTGTTGGTGGGGGAGCTTCACGATGAACCCGACCATCACAGGGCCCAGTTGATGCTCATTAAGGCCCTGTGGGAAGCCAAGGTTCCTTTGGCCATAGGCATGGAGATGTTTCGCACGGATGCCCAGCAAGTCCTGGATAGTTGGGTAAGAGGTGAGATCTCTGAGGAACAAATGGAGCGGGTCTTCGCAGAGAACTGGGCAGAAACTTCCTGGATTCTGTACAGGGACATTCTGCTTTTTGCCAAAGAGCATTCCATTGCTGTCCTGGGATTGAACATCCCCAGGGAAATCACCCAGGGGGTGGCCTCCAAGGGTTATGAAAGCCTTCCCCAAGAGATGAGGACGCAGTGGGGAGAGATCACCTGCGACGTGCAGGAGCCCCACAGGAGTTTTTTGCGCTGGGCCTTTGAGTCTCACGAGGGTTACAAGGAAGAGCAATGGGAGAATTTCTGCCAGGCCCAAATCCTTTGGGATACAGCCATGGCGCTCAGGCTCTTGGCCTTTAGGGAGGCAAATCCTGACACCACGGTCGTTGTACTGACAGGGGTAGGACATGCCTGGATGCACGGGATTCCCAAGAGGATAGCACTCAGATCCTACTTGCTTTGCAGAGTGATACTGCCCGATCTTCAAGGAAGACTCAAGGAAGGCAGACTCAGTACAGAGGACGCCGACTACCTCTGGCTTAGATATTGA
- the glp gene encoding gephyrin-like molybdotransferase Glp gives MIRFFRVRSRQEVVEEFEKFSPVGQEQVQLWGALGRVLYGGIVAQEDLPHFPRATMDGFAVKAKDTFGASDGQPALLRLVGEVPMGLAPEKAIGDSDTMRVATGSMLPEGADAVVMIEHAEQLDSETLEVYRTVAPWENVVRPGEDVAVGQEVLPSGWTLRPQDLGLLGALGMTQLSVFRKPTVAVFSTGDEVVPISSKPGPAQVRDVNGITVCSWVEIHGGIAHYMGIIPDRPEKLSRSFVEALEKADAVMVSGGSSVGTRDFLMEVLEGLEGVEVMAHGLAVRPGKPTLVAGVGGKPFLGLPGHPVSALVILHLLGRPLLDRLCGRRYPFRPRPFRARLSRNLASAQGREDYVRVTLEERQGELWAVPLLGSSGLIGNLSRAEGLVRIDPLSEGLYKGEWVEVESFP, from the coding sequence GTGATCCGTTTCTTCAGGGTGAGGAGCCGCCAGGAGGTTGTGGAGGAATTTGAGAAGTTTTCCCCTGTGGGACAGGAGCAAGTTCAGCTTTGGGGTGCATTGGGCAGAGTTCTATACGGAGGGATTGTGGCCCAGGAAGATCTGCCTCATTTCCCGCGTGCCACCATGGATGGCTTTGCTGTGAAGGCCAAAGATACCTTCGGGGCCAGCGATGGACAACCTGCCCTTCTTCGTCTGGTGGGTGAGGTGCCAATGGGGCTGGCCCCTGAGAAGGCCATAGGGGATTCTGACACAATGCGTGTGGCCACAGGCTCCATGCTGCCTGAAGGGGCAGATGCTGTTGTTATGATAGAACACGCGGAGCAGTTGGACTCAGAAACCCTGGAAGTGTACAGGACCGTGGCGCCCTGGGAGAATGTTGTCAGGCCAGGGGAAGATGTGGCCGTGGGTCAAGAGGTCCTGCCTTCAGGATGGACCCTGAGACCCCAGGATCTCGGCCTCTTGGGGGCCCTGGGCATGACTCAGCTCAGTGTTTTCAGAAAGCCCACCGTAGCGGTTTTCTCCACTGGGGACGAAGTAGTCCCCATATCCAGTAAGCCGGGCCCCGCTCAGGTCAGGGATGTGAATGGAATTACCGTGTGCTCTTGGGTGGAAATCCATGGCGGGATAGCCCACTACATGGGAATAATACCGGATCGCCCAGAGAAACTCTCCAGGAGTTTTGTGGAGGCCTTGGAGAAGGCCGATGCAGTCATGGTGTCCGGGGGAAGCTCAGTGGGAACAAGGGATTTTCTCATGGAAGTTCTCGAGGGGTTGGAGGGGGTTGAAGTCATGGCTCACGGGCTGGCCGTAAGGCCGGGAAAGCCAACCCTCGTGGCAGGGGTGGGGGGAAAGCCTTTTTTGGGCCTTCCAGGCCATCCTGTGTCAGCCCTGGTGATCCTCCACCTGCTGGGCAGACCTCTTTTGGACAGGCTCTGCGGCAGGAGATATCCCTTTAGACCCAGGCCATTTCGGGCAAGATTAAGTAGAAATCTGGCTTCAGCTCAGGGAAGGGAAGACTACGTGAGGGTCACCCTGGAAGAAAGGCAAGGGGAGCTATGGGCCGTTCCACTGCTGGGTTCCTCGGGCCTCATAGGAAATCTTTCTAGGGCAGAAGGCTTGGTTCGGATAGATCCCCTTTCTGAGGGCCTGTACAAAGGGGAATGGGTGGAGGTGGAGAGCTTTCCATGA
- a CDS encoding 3-hydroxyacyl-CoA dehydrogenase — protein sequence MDIQNKTALITGGVSGLGEATARLLHSMGANVVLLDVNQERGLAICKELGPRAVFTLTDVTDTSQVQAAMKLAIESFGSLHVAVNCAGVGTPAKVVGKEGPHDLAHFTRVLNINLVGTFDVLRWAAFYMSRNEPDPEGERGVIVNTASIAAFEGQIGQVAYAASKAGIVGLTLPAARELARFGIRVVTIAPGTFDTPLLAGLPEQVRTSLGQQIPFPPRLGRPQEFAMLVQHIIQNPVLNGETIRLDGALRMPPK from the coding sequence ATGGATATCCAAAACAAGACTGCTTTGATCACCGGAGGCGTGAGCGGGCTTGGGGAGGCCACGGCAAGGCTTCTCCACAGCATGGGGGCCAACGTTGTTCTATTGGATGTGAACCAAGAAAGAGGACTGGCCATATGCAAGGAGCTGGGGCCGAGGGCGGTCTTTACCCTCACTGACGTGACCGACACCTCCCAGGTTCAGGCGGCCATGAAACTGGCCATAGAAAGCTTCGGCTCACTGCATGTGGCTGTCAACTGTGCGGGGGTGGGCACCCCGGCCAAGGTTGTGGGTAAGGAAGGCCCCCACGATCTGGCCCATTTCACAAGGGTGCTCAACATAAATCTGGTGGGCACATTCGATGTTTTGAGATGGGCGGCTTTTTATATGAGCCGTAATGAGCCTGATCCCGAAGGAGAGAGGGGTGTGATAGTCAATACGGCCTCCATTGCCGCCTTTGAGGGACAGATAGGACAGGTTGCCTACGCTGCATCTAAGGCAGGAATAGTAGGACTCACCCTTCCGGCGGCCAGGGAGTTGGCCCGCTTTGGGATCCGCGTGGTAACCATCGCCCCTGGCACCTTCGATACTCCCCTGCTGGCAGGCCTGCCCGAACAGGTTCGCACGTCTCTGGGCCAACAGATACCTTTCCCGCCCAGGCTTGGTAGACCCCAGGAATTTGCAATGCTGGTCCAACACATAATACAGAATCCTGTTTTAAACGGTGAGACAATCCGGCTTGACGGAGCTCTTCGAATGCCTCCCAAGTAG
- a CDS encoding molybdopterin biosynthesis protein — protein sequence MRRRVYLRMKSLEQAREVFLERFPVGGWREPEEVLVVEALGRVTARGVFAKISAPTFHGAAMDGVALRAEETYSAHPDRPLVFKLGQNAYPVNTGNPLPPGTNAVAMIEDVVELGKDSIQIERPLYPWQNVRRVGEDIVATELLLPQNHRLSAYDLGALLAAGVTRIWVRPRPKVALIPTGKELLGWEVWETEESLPQGKLIEFNTVVLAALVEQWGGEPKRLPIVRDDPDQLKRALQSALEKFDVVVINAGSSAGSEDLTAGVIEELGEVLIHGISMMPGKPTVLGVVHGKPVIGNPGYPVSAVVSCEQIVAPLLARLLGVDPPSRPKVKARVARKITSRIGMEEFVRVRLGQVGEKMAATPLARAAGSITTLTRADGVLRVPADLEGLAEGEEVDVELLRTPQEIRRTLVAIGSHDLTLDLIHDRLRALGKGYGLASSNVGSLGGLMAVKKGQAHLAGTHLLDPQTGDYNFSYVARYLEGVRIRMVHLVYREQGLMVAPGNPLGITGLKDLTRPGVRFINRQAGSGTRVLLDFQLRELGIEPQSIQGYHQEEYTHMAVAVAVASGAADAGLGILAAAKALGLEFIPIKAERYDLVIPEIFFETEGVGLLLEIIGSQDFRERVGGLGGYDPSQSGKLLI from the coding sequence ATGAGACGTCGCGTGTATCTCAGGATGAAATCTCTGGAGCAGGCCAGAGAGGTTTTCCTGGAGAGGTTTCCTGTGGGGGGTTGGAGGGAGCCCGAGGAGGTTCTGGTTGTGGAGGCCCTTGGTAGAGTGACTGCCAGGGGCGTCTTTGCCAAGATTTCGGCTCCCACCTTCCACGGCGCAGCCATGGATGGGGTGGCCCTAAGAGCAGAGGAGACCTATTCGGCCCACCCAGACCGCCCCCTTGTCTTCAAGCTTGGGCAGAATGCCTATCCGGTCAATACGGGTAACCCCCTTCCTCCAGGCACAAATGCGGTAGCAATGATCGAGGATGTTGTTGAATTGGGAAAGGACAGCATTCAGATAGAACGGCCTCTTTACCCCTGGCAAAACGTCAGGAGGGTCGGTGAGGACATAGTGGCTACAGAGCTGCTCCTGCCCCAGAATCATAGGCTTAGTGCCTATGACCTGGGCGCTCTCTTGGCAGCTGGGGTCACCAGGATCTGGGTCCGCCCAAGGCCCAAGGTGGCATTGATCCCAACAGGTAAGGAACTCCTGGGGTGGGAAGTGTGGGAAACCGAGGAGTCTTTACCTCAGGGAAAACTCATAGAATTCAACACGGTTGTGCTGGCAGCTCTGGTGGAGCAGTGGGGAGGAGAACCAAAACGTCTTCCCATAGTGCGGGATGACCCGGACCAGTTGAAAAGAGCCTTGCAAAGCGCTCTGGAGAAGTTCGACGTGGTTGTCATAAATGCCGGCTCATCTGCTGGCTCCGAAGACCTGACAGCAGGTGTCATAGAAGAGCTCGGGGAGGTACTGATTCACGGTATCTCCATGATGCCAGGCAAGCCCACGGTATTGGGAGTAGTACACGGAAAGCCGGTCATAGGCAACCCGGGCTACCCGGTCTCTGCTGTGGTCTCCTGTGAACAGATAGTGGCCCCTTTGTTGGCCAGGCTGCTGGGGGTGGATCCACCTTCCAGGCCCAAGGTAAAGGCCAGGGTGGCCAGGAAGATAACCTCTCGCATAGGCATGGAGGAGTTTGTCAGAGTCAGGCTGGGGCAGGTGGGAGAAAAGATGGCGGCCACACCTCTTGCCCGTGCAGCCGGCTCCATAACCACTCTTACAAGGGCCGATGGAGTTCTAAGGGTTCCGGCAGATCTGGAGGGCCTGGCCGAGGGGGAGGAGGTGGATGTGGAACTCCTCAGGACGCCTCAAGAAATCCGAAGGACCCTTGTGGCCATAGGAAGCCACGATCTCACCCTGGATCTCATACATGACAGACTTAGGGCACTGGGGAAGGGCTATGGGCTGGCATCAAGCAACGTGGGAAGCCTAGGAGGGCTCATGGCCGTAAAGAAAGGCCAGGCTCATCTGGCCGGAACCCATCTTCTGGATCCGCAGACAGGAGATTACAATTTCAGTTATGTGGCCCGCTATCTGGAGGGGGTCAGGATCAGGATGGTCCACCTGGTATATCGTGAACAAGGCCTGATGGTGGCCCCGGGAAATCCCCTGGGCATTACAGGGCTAAAAGACCTCACTCGGCCAGGGGTCCGTTTCATTAATCGCCAGGCGGGTTCCGGCACAAGAGTTCTGCTGGACTTTCAATTGAGGGAGTTGGGTATTGAGCCCCAGAGCATACAGGGTTACCATCAAGAGGAATACACCCATATGGCCGTGGCCGTGGCTGTGGCCAGCGGGGCTGCAGACGCTGGTTTGGGAATATTGGCGGCTGCAAAGGCCTTGGGCCTGGAATTCATTCCCATCAAGGCCGAAAGATATGACCTGGTGATTCCGGAAATATTCTTTGAAACCGAGGGTGTTGGCCTGCTTTTGGAAATCATTGGAAGCCAGGATTTCAGGGAAAGGGTTGGGGGATTGGGGGGGTACGATCCTTCTCAGTCGGGAAAGCTTCTTATTTGA